From the genome of Deferribacteraceae bacterium V6Fe1:
TGCTCCAAAAAAACTTTCTGATTATAAAGGTAAGGTAAAAGTTATTAGTGTTACACCATCCCTTGATACCCCTGTCTGCGATATGCAGATGAGGACATTTAATGAAAGGGCTGCAAAATATGCAGACACCGTAGTGCTTAATATCAGTATGGATCTCCCGTTTGCCATTAAAAGATTTTGTACTACCGCAGGTATAGAAAATGTAGTGGGGTTGTCCGATTATAAAGATGCCGATTTTGGACAAAAGTATGG
Proteins encoded in this window:
- the tpx gene encoding thiol peroxidase, translated to MERNGVITMKGNPVTLVGNEVKVGDNAPEFTVADMGLAPKKLSDYKGKVKVISVTPSLDTPVCDMQMRTFNERAAKYADTVVLNISMDLPFAIKRFCTTAGIENVVGLSDYKDADFGQKYGLLIKELRLLARAVLVVGKDDKIVYYELVKEVTEHPDYDKLFNFLDNL